From Humisphaera borealis, the proteins below share one genomic window:
- a CDS encoding proton-conducting transporter transmembrane domain-containing protein codes for MALVLAGAAAAAVAWQAAWPQPLKVAGFTIDRLSATLALLVGLVGAATYRFSTRYLDDAAGRRRFLRWLLITVCAAYALVLSTDLLLLFAAWSLTSAGLHRLLTFYPDRPQALAPARKKFVISRLGDVALLAAIALIWRGWGTTDLHVFIAAVREGAATGAADWVAMLVAVAALTKSAQFPFHSWLPETMESPTPVSALMHAGIINAGGVLLLRFAPLLATAPAALTLLVLIGTLTAALGTVSMWSQVKVKRQLAWSTVAQMGFMMVQCGLTVFPAAALHIVGHGCYKAWSFLRSGGLPASAAPVRPASPVRTLALAALGTLLAIPALRVASSITGFDPSHSPGEMAMSAVVAIAIGQLWVGLFRTSVSGPAAVGWRVVAGVAATFAAAGMAFGIFHGVTVFLAPALGPIQPPTASWAWVLASIPVLTFAGLAVLHACLPALARTRAGRALYVHALHGFYFGAVADRAVERLWPIRARKDVALA; via the coding sequence GTGGCGTTGGTACTGGCCGGCGCGGCGGCGGCAGCGGTCGCGTGGCAGGCGGCTTGGCCGCAGCCGCTGAAGGTTGCCGGATTCACCATCGACCGGCTGAGTGCAACACTGGCGCTCCTCGTCGGTCTGGTCGGGGCCGCAACTTACCGGTTCTCGACACGGTACCTCGACGATGCCGCAGGCCGCCGCCGGTTCCTGCGATGGCTCCTGATCACCGTGTGCGCTGCCTATGCCCTTGTGCTGTCCACTGACCTGCTGCTGCTGTTTGCCGCATGGTCGCTGACCAGTGCCGGATTACACCGCCTGCTGACGTTCTATCCGGATCGGCCGCAGGCCTTGGCTCCGGCGCGTAAGAAGTTTGTCATCAGCCGATTGGGTGACGTGGCGCTGCTCGCGGCGATCGCGCTGATCTGGCGCGGTTGGGGAACTACGGATCTTCACGTCTTCATTGCCGCGGTCCGGGAAGGGGCAGCTACGGGCGCCGCCGATTGGGTTGCAATGCTCGTGGCCGTCGCCGCGTTGACCAAGTCGGCGCAGTTCCCCTTCCACAGCTGGCTCCCTGAAACAATGGAGTCCCCGACTCCCGTCTCGGCGCTGATGCACGCGGGGATCATCAATGCCGGTGGCGTACTGCTGCTTCGGTTCGCGCCGCTGCTGGCGACGGCCCCAGCCGCGCTGACGCTGCTCGTGCTGATCGGCACTTTGACCGCCGCCCTTGGGACGGTGTCGATGTGGTCGCAGGTCAAGGTCAAACGTCAACTCGCCTGGTCCACGGTCGCCCAGATGGGGTTCATGATGGTCCAATGCGGGTTAACTGTGTTCCCGGCCGCGGCTCTGCATATTGTCGGGCACGGGTGCTACAAGGCATGGAGCTTCCTGCGGTCGGGCGGACTGCCGGCGTCGGCCGCACCGGTTCGCCCGGCGTCGCCGGTGAGGACACTCGCCCTTGCAGCCCTGGGCACGCTGCTGGCCATCCCCGCTCTTCGGGTGGCTTCCTCGATCACGGGGTTCGATCCGAGCCACTCGCCCGGCGAGATGGCGATGTCCGCAGTCGTCGCGATCGCCATCGGTCAACTCTGGGTCGGGCTCTTCCGAACATCTGTCTCCGGCCCAGCAGCCGTGGGTTGGCGCGTCGTCGCGGGTGTCGCAGCGACCTTTGCCGCGGCGGGAATGGCATTCGGAATCTTTCACGGCGTGACGGTGTTCCTGGCTCCCGCGCTGGGCCCGATCCAACCTCCCACTGCGTCCTGGGCGTGGGTGCTGGCGAGTATTCCCGTGCTGACGTTCGCGGGACTGGCTGTTCTCCATGCGTGCCTGCCCGCCCTGGCGCGAACGCGGGCGGGACGGGCGTTGTACGTGCACGCCCTGCACGGCTTTTACTTCGGCGCGGTCGCGGACCGCGCGGTGGAACGACTCTGGCCGATTCGAGCACGAAAGGACGTGGCACTTGCGTGA
- a CDS encoding DUF2309 domain-containing protein, with the protein MNHDAEVLDEASVTLIVERVCSRIAPLWDLPNYVAVNPFLGFTSRPLDEAAREISDGLGARVLPPVEYYRQRWAEYAFDQAVLDASARRHGFDPADLEAVLEGRQSAPVRAASPVLSLAERLDRARGSRWNEAVVRSIARWCAVYATGDADSGAWGTLATHRGLFASWREAETIDRTLEIAGLAGWRAWVGRLPESPAAATALMLSKLDLPKASREDYLYHLLGDLLGWASYFRRSSWYAGNSKAGLLPELLAIRLCADMAVNELAKHPANPPRPEPEPSVEDESTRVALQDALEDGYVAGLLQTLHPPSEATAARPAVQAVFCIDVRSEPLRRHLEAQSREVETLGFAGFFGVSLDWQSGDERSTRCPVLLRPAVSLRAIGEPSRSTGSSALKHLQSAPAGAFSVVETLGVLYGIGLLRDAAVVGGNRVAADGSEPFSLADDRAGLGLDIAARTELARGILKNTGLHHPLARLVLLCGHEGRSANNPHVAGLHCGACGGHGGGINARVAAAVLNDPMVRSGLRSRGVVVPEDTWFVAGVHDTSVDKVTLLDVANVPATHQGDLARLSTWLSAAGEATRAERATALGLADQPADRLARLFDQRARDASEVRPEWGLARNAAFIAARRARTRGVDLAGRAFLHEYDAAADPDNVVLTLILTAPVVVASWINLQYFASTVDNRSFGCGDKTLHNRVGTLGVVLGNGGDLRTGLALQSVHAADGSWYHEPLRLQVIVEAPIEKIETVLTAQPGVRELVEHGWIRLFAISPDGQERYRRTPGSGWELYPNVEESGESVENERLLEVCA; encoded by the coding sequence ATGAACCATGATGCGGAAGTTCTGGACGAAGCGTCCGTAACGTTGATCGTCGAGCGGGTTTGCAGCCGGATTGCGCCCTTGTGGGACCTGCCGAACTATGTCGCAGTGAACCCGTTTCTCGGATTCACTTCGCGGCCCCTGGACGAGGCGGCACGTGAGATCTCTGACGGGCTGGGCGCCCGGGTCCTGCCCCCGGTCGAGTATTACCGGCAGCGCTGGGCAGAGTACGCATTCGATCAGGCGGTGCTCGACGCTTCGGCCCGCCGCCACGGCTTCGATCCGGCAGACCTGGAGGCGGTTCTTGAAGGCCGCCAATCAGCGCCGGTGCGCGCTGCCTCGCCGGTCCTGTCGCTGGCAGAGAGGCTCGACCGCGCCCGGGGCAGCCGGTGGAATGAGGCTGTTGTTCGATCGATCGCGCGGTGGTGCGCGGTCTATGCGACCGGTGACGCCGACAGTGGTGCCTGGGGCACGCTCGCCACGCATCGAGGTCTGTTCGCCTCCTGGCGGGAGGCCGAGACGATCGACCGCACGCTGGAGATCGCCGGCCTGGCAGGCTGGCGGGCGTGGGTCGGTCGGCTTCCGGAATCGCCGGCTGCGGCGACGGCGTTGATGCTCAGCAAACTTGACCTGCCCAAGGCCAGTCGTGAGGACTACCTCTACCACCTTCTCGGCGACCTGCTGGGCTGGGCGTCGTACTTCCGGCGGTCATCTTGGTACGCCGGCAACAGCAAAGCCGGTCTACTGCCGGAACTGCTGGCGATCCGTCTCTGCGCTGACATGGCGGTAAACGAACTAGCAAAGCACCCGGCGAACCCGCCCCGACCCGAGCCAGAGCCCAGTGTTGAGGACGAGTCGACGCGGGTTGCCCTTCAGGACGCGTTGGAGGACGGCTACGTCGCCGGACTGCTCCAGACGCTTCATCCCCCGTCGGAAGCAACAGCCGCGCGGCCGGCCGTGCAGGCGGTGTTCTGCATCGACGTCCGGTCTGAGCCGCTGCGGCGTCACTTGGAGGCGCAGTCCCGTGAGGTTGAGACGCTCGGGTTCGCCGGGTTCTTCGGCGTCTCATTGGATTGGCAGTCGGGCGACGAGCGGAGTACGCGGTGCCCCGTGCTGCTCCGGCCGGCGGTAAGCCTGCGAGCGATCGGTGAGCCGTCCAGATCGACCGGATCATCTGCTCTGAAGCACCTGCAATCCGCACCGGCCGGTGCGTTCTCCGTGGTCGAAACGCTCGGCGTCCTATACGGCATCGGCCTGCTCCGCGACGCCGCGGTCGTCGGAGGTAACCGGGTCGCTGCAGACGGGAGCGAGCCATTCAGTCTTGCCGATGACCGTGCCGGCCTCGGTCTGGACATCGCCGCACGAACGGAACTGGCGCGGGGGATCCTGAAGAACACGGGACTGCATCACCCGCTGGCACGGCTCGTCCTTCTTTGCGGACACGAAGGCCGAAGCGCGAACAACCCCCACGTCGCCGGTCTGCATTGCGGCGCCTGCGGCGGTCACGGCGGGGGGATTAACGCCCGGGTTGCCGCCGCAGTGCTGAACGACCCCATGGTCCGTTCCGGCCTGCGGTCGCGGGGCGTGGTGGTTCCCGAGGACACCTGGTTTGTCGCCGGCGTTCACGACACGTCGGTCGACAAAGTCACGCTTCTTGATGTCGCGAACGTGCCCGCGACGCACCAGGGCGACCTGGCCCGGTTGAGCACATGGCTTTCGGCAGCCGGCGAAGCGACCCGGGCCGAGCGGGCGACTGCACTCGGACTCGCGGACCAGCCTGCCGATCGGCTCGCCCGACTGTTCGACCAAAGGGCGCGCGACGCTTCGGAAGTACGCCCGGAATGGGGCCTGGCTCGCAACGCGGCGTTCATCGCGGCGCGTCGGGCGCGCACCAGGGGTGTTGATCTGGCCGGCCGCGCCTTCCTTCACGAGTACGACGCCGCAGCCGACCCCGACAACGTCGTCCTCACCCTGATCCTCACCGCGCCGGTCGTCGTCGCTTCATGGATCAACCTGCAATACTTCGCATCGACCGTCGATAACCGGTCGTTCGGCTGCGGTGACAAGACGTTGCATAACCGCGTCGGCACGCTGGGCGTTGTGCTCGGCAACGGCGGCGATTTGCGGACCGGACTGGCGTTGCAGTCGGTTCATGCCGCCGATGGGAGCTGGTACCACGAGCCGCTGCGGCTGCAGGTAATCGTGGAGGCGCCGATTGAGAAGATTGAGACCGTCCTGACCGCGCAGCCCGGTGTGAGGGAGCTTGTCGAACACGGCTGGATCAGGCTGTTCGCCATCAGTCCTGACGGCCAGGAGCGATACCGCAGGACACCCGGCTCGGGTTGGGAGCTGTACCCGAACGTTGAGGAATCCGGCGAATCGGTCGAGAACGAGCGCCTGCTGGAGGTCTGCGCGTGA
- the cysD gene encoding sulfate adenylyltransferase subunit CysD, whose amino-acid sequence MNYRHSHLQLLEAEAIHVIREVAAEFQNPVLLYSAGKDSMCLAHLARKAFWPGRIPFPFLHVATTWDFQDLLAFRDRYCAQIGIRLIVHTNEEALAQGVNPFDYATPAYSAAMQTQSLVQALQRGGFDAAFGGARRDEEKSRAKERVYSFRDRRMQWDPKSQRPELWDLYNGKVNPGESIRAFPLSNWTELDVWQYIHREQVPLPDLYFARLRPVVQRHGQLICVDDERMRLEPGEIPIQKLVRFRTLGDYPLTGASESTATTIPEIIAETLVARRSEREGRVIDHDEAGSMEQKKREGYF is encoded by the coding sequence GTGAACTACCGCCATTCGCACCTGCAGCTTCTCGAGGCCGAGGCGATCCACGTGATTCGGGAAGTGGCCGCCGAGTTTCAGAATCCGGTGTTGCTCTATTCGGCCGGGAAGGACTCGATGTGCCTGGCCCACCTGGCCCGCAAAGCGTTCTGGCCGGGGCGGATTCCGTTCCCGTTTTTACACGTCGCGACGACATGGGACTTTCAGGATCTGCTGGCATTCCGCGACCGCTACTGCGCCCAGATCGGGATCAGGCTGATCGTCCACACCAATGAGGAGGCGCTGGCACAAGGCGTCAATCCGTTCGACTACGCGACGCCGGCCTACAGCGCCGCGATGCAGACCCAATCGCTCGTTCAGGCGTTACAGCGAGGCGGTTTTGACGCCGCGTTCGGTGGGGCGCGACGGGACGAGGAAAAGAGCCGGGCCAAAGAGCGCGTCTACTCTTTTCGCGACCGCCGCATGCAGTGGGATCCCAAGAGTCAGCGGCCGGAGTTGTGGGATCTCTACAACGGGAAGGTCAATCCCGGCGAGTCCATTCGAGCATTCCCGCTCAGCAACTGGACGGAACTGGACGTGTGGCAGTACATCCATCGCGAGCAGGTCCCGCTGCCGGACCTTTACTTCGCCAGGTTGCGGCCGGTGGTCCAGCGGCACGGGCAACTGATCTGCGTGGACGACGAGCGCATGCGCCTGGAGCCGGGTGAAATCCCGATACAGAAACTCGTGCGTTTCCGGACCCTCGGCGACTATCCCCTGACGGGCGCATCGGAATCGACGGCGACCACCATCCCGGAGATCATCGCCGAGACCCTGGTCGCCCGCCGGTCCGAGCGGGAGGGCCGGGTCATTGACCACGATGAAGCGGGGTCGATGGAGCAGAAGAAGCGGGAGGGGTACTTCTGA
- a CDS encoding helix-turn-helix transcriptional regulator, protein MSHATTTTPGWTFLSNHAHVLLLIAADPGTKLRDVADRVGITERAVQRIVADLEEAKYIERERVGRRNHYRVHPELPLRHPIEAHTEVGALLELVLRKSDPAPKGKSGSSEPSVRRRSKARP, encoded by the coding sequence ATGTCCCACGCCACAACCACCACGCCGGGGTGGACGTTTCTGAGCAACCACGCCCACGTTCTGTTGCTGATCGCCGCCGACCCGGGCACCAAGCTTCGGGACGTCGCAGACCGGGTCGGTATTACCGAGCGTGCGGTACAGCGGATCGTTGCCGATCTCGAGGAAGCGAAATACATCGAGCGTGAGCGCGTCGGGCGGCGTAATCACTACCGGGTTCACCCGGAACTGCCCTTGCGACACCCAATTGAAGCGCATACCGAAGTCGGTGCGCTGCTCGAACTGGTCCTGCGCAAGTCCGACCCGGCCCCGAAAGGCAAGTCCGGGTCTTCAGAACCGTCCGTCCGTCGCCGGTCGAAGGCCCGGCCCTGA